From a single Pirellulales bacterium genomic region:
- a CDS encoding WD40 repeat domain-containing protein — MARRFTLAGLLFWVTFAALGLAIVVPIYRRTHRLAARQDMVVSLAVSADGSTCGALMGDGKVLIWDTSGMFKATLRTRGSFGLAGQLALSPDGKQAVVTRGWQRKGNRPRRGIDLWDVGAVKVLKTIPAATLGAQIAFSPRQHLLLVQDRRRGTAIHSLDNDRPPRTIASEGLRAKFSPDGTVLAVTTGANELKVYDAATLALVAQTDVGGDECWCQDMAWSPDGQTIAILRGTSEDVDDSNTTIETWQWKSGQRETKTLPDDAAFAALTFVADGRTLAVAGSRTGLVHGGGRFEPLSMGPTLHLAADVRGESLLTEGVGRIDLWDGGTFRLRKRLFEKMPEPPLWPALAGMTIWLIVFALRRARKKVRLRFEQAKTLTPGSQRKKKRASVVGYFMALMLGFVLMVVVRSGNGAKLREVAPLPLGVLAGSIALGIGIVYARLRWKLARAANPARDFAIAERAAGTQGTTRQIGDMLTWSAPGTSLVEMLEREAEAARDRLRSVVGLSPPPPTVRTFFFEDGQALASYLAGLGIQLAPHFLSKSVYLRAPGRRLLVAESPLRQHSADPRVTLRWLLTYHLLESLDGRSPAAWIDQGLAAALSHDNEYHELARLQRRVLAGRASGRTIGAGEFLAGTVNRNWRKHLRHNDLKHFAWSQQFAAQTWSVMEFLCGRGATPERRLAFQRFFNDPDRRKRPAEAFARHFDCPFEELLNRWQTWVDEQGTGEHYPPPAHLATYLMEGPIARLASTDTLPGERVTAIRELGEHGYLLGADRLIALLDGHDEELRREAVWSQEWISGQSLGSAIANWQAWWQGVAETTSYPTATS; from the coding sequence ATGGCTCGTCGTTTCACACTCGCCGGTTTGCTGTTTTGGGTCACGTTCGCCGCCCTGGGGTTGGCGATCGTGGTGCCGATCTATCGGCGCACGCACCGACTGGCCGCCCGTCAGGACATGGTTGTTTCTCTCGCGGTCTCGGCCGACGGCTCGACCTGCGGGGCATTGATGGGTGACGGAAAGGTCCTTATCTGGGACACATCGGGCATGTTCAAGGCCACATTGCGGACGCGGGGTAGTTTTGGTCTTGCCGGTCAACTCGCCCTCTCGCCCGACGGAAAACAGGCCGTCGTTACACGCGGTTGGCAACGCAAGGGGAACCGGCCGCGCCGCGGAATCGACCTGTGGGACGTCGGCGCCGTCAAGGTTCTCAAGACCATTCCAGCGGCGACGCTCGGGGCACAAATCGCCTTCTCGCCCAGGCAACATCTGCTGCTCGTGCAAGACCGCAGGCGCGGAACGGCCATCCACTCTCTCGACAACGACCGCCCCCCGCGGACCATCGCCAGCGAAGGCCTCCGCGCCAAATTCTCGCCCGACGGAACGGTGCTTGCCGTCACCACGGGGGCCAACGAGTTGAAAGTCTACGACGCGGCCACCCTGGCGCTCGTGGCGCAAACGGACGTCGGCGGTGACGAGTGCTGGTGTCAGGATATGGCCTGGTCGCCTGACGGACAAACGATCGCGATCCTGCGCGGAACATCCGAGGACGTCGATGATTCGAACACGACCATTGAAACCTGGCAATGGAAGTCGGGCCAGCGGGAAACGAAGACGCTGCCCGACGATGCGGCCTTTGCTGCCCTGACCTTCGTTGCCGACGGGCGAACGCTCGCCGTCGCCGGCAGTCGGACCGGACTCGTACACGGCGGCGGTCGGTTCGAACCGCTGTCGATGGGGCCGACGCTTCACCTGGCCGCGGACGTGCGAGGCGAAAGCTTATTGACGGAGGGCGTCGGCAGGATCGATCTTTGGGACGGCGGCACGTTCCGGCTGCGCAAAAGACTTTTCGAGAAAATGCCTGAGCCGCCCCTCTGGCCGGCGCTGGCGGGAATGACGATCTGGCTCATCGTGTTTGCCCTTCGACGTGCGCGAAAAAAGGTCCGCCTTCGCTTCGAGCAAGCGAAAACGCTCACGCCCGGCTCGCAACGCAAAAAGAAACGAGCAAGCGTTGTCGGCTATTTCATGGCACTGATGCTAGGCTTTGTATTGATGGTGGTCGTGAGGTCCGGTAACGGTGCCAAGCTCCGGGAAGTCGCGCCGCTGCCCCTTGGGGTCTTAGCGGGATCGATCGCCCTGGGCATCGGCATCGTCTACGCAAGGCTGCGATGGAAGTTGGCGCGCGCCGCCAATCCGGCGCGCGATTTTGCGATCGCAGAACGGGCCGCCGGCACACAGGGCACAACACGGCAAATCGGCGACATGCTGACTTGGTCGGCACCCGGCACCTCGCTGGTCGAGATGCTGGAAAGGGAGGCCGAAGCCGCCCGCGATCGATTGCGGTCCGTGGTCGGCCTTAGTCCGCCCCCACCGACGGTCCGCACGTTCTTCTTTGAAGACGGTCAGGCGCTGGCGAGCTATTTGGCAGGACTGGGCATACAGCTTGCCCCGCACTTTCTCAGCAAGAGCGTTTATCTGCGGGCGCCGGGTCGGCGGCTGCTCGTCGCCGAAAGCCCGCTACGACAGCACAGCGCCGATCCGCGGGTCACGTTGCGATGGCTGCTCACCTATCATCTGCTCGAATCGCTGGACGGCCGATCGCCCGCGGCCTGGATCGACCAGGGGCTGGCGGCGGCGCTGTCGCACGACAACGAGTATCACGAGCTTGCGCGGCTGCAGCGACGGGTGCTGGCCGGCCGCGCCTCAGGTCGGACCATTGGCGCCGGCGAATTCCTCGCCGGCACCGTCAATCGCAACTGGCGAAAACATCTGCGTCATAACGATCTCAAGCACTTCGCCTGGAGCCAGCAGTTCGCGGCCCAGACGTGGTCGGTGATGGAATTTCTTTGCGGACGCGGGGCGACGCCCGAAAGACGGCTGGCGTTTCAGCGGTTCTTCAACGACCCCGATCGCCGCAAGCGACCGGCCGAAGCTTTCGCCCGGCACTTCGACTGTCCCTTCGAGGAACTCCTTAACAGGTGGCAAACATGGGTCGACGAACAAGGAACCGGCGAGCATTACCCGCCGCCGGCGCATTTGGCGACGTATCTCATGGAGGGGCCAATTGCCAGGCTGGCTTCCACCGACACACTTCCGGGCGAACGCGTGACCGCCATCCGAGAACTGGGCGAGCACGGCTACTTGCTGGGTGCCGATCGGTTGATCGCCTTGCTCGATGGCCACGACGAAGAACTTCGCCGCGAAGCCGTTTGGTCGCAGGAGTGGATCTCTGGTCAGTCTCTTGGATCGGCCATCGCGAATTGGCAAGCATGGTGGCAAGGCGTCGCTGAAACGACGTCGTATCCGACGGCGACTTCTTGA
- a CDS encoding RluA family pseudouridine synthase, with amino-acid sequence MPPDELSSAPIEIVVSDAQADARLDWFLAQQFPRYSRTFLRRVINAAAAKVDGKRVRASHRVAPGERITVFLPELPREGPEPADIPLEILYEDPALAAINKPPGMVVHPGKGNWRGTLASALQFHFDRLSGLGGPTRPGIVHRLDRDTSGVIVVAKHDRAHKALADQFEARTVTKEYFAIVVGQPDRDRDLIDLPIGFHPHQREKMAIRPTDPASRPAQSFYEVLQRFDGFSSVRILPKTGRTHQIRVHLAAIGCPVLCDRAYGGRSKLTRGELRRVSDDDEVLIDRQALHARRLALAHPDTGQPLEIVAPLPVDLERVIEALRRWRSARSH; translated from the coding sequence ATGCCGCCAGATGAACTTTCTTCCGCGCCGATCGAAATTGTCGTTTCCGACGCGCAGGCCGACGCTCGACTCGACTGGTTCCTGGCGCAGCAGTTTCCCCGCTATAGCCGCACGTTCCTGCGCCGCGTGATCAACGCCGCCGCGGCCAAGGTCGATGGAAAGCGCGTGCGGGCGAGCCACCGCGTGGCCCCCGGCGAGCGAATCACCGTCTTTTTGCCCGAACTGCCGCGCGAGGGGCCGGAGCCGGCCGACATCCCGCTCGAAATCCTTTACGAAGACCCGGCGCTGGCGGCCATCAACAAGCCGCCGGGCATGGTGGTCCATCCCGGCAAAGGCAATTGGCGCGGCACGCTGGCCAGCGCGTTGCAGTTTCATTTCGACCGCCTAAGTGGGCTTGGCGGCCCGACGCGGCCGGGCATCGTACACCGGCTCGATCGCGATACCAGCGGCGTGATTGTGGTGGCCAAGCACGACCGCGCCCACAAGGCCCTGGCCGACCAGTTCGAGGCCCGCACCGTGACGAAAGAGTATTTCGCCATCGTCGTGGGGCAACCCGACCGCGACCGCGATCTCATCGACCTGCCGATCGGTTTTCACCCGCACCAGCGCGAAAAGATGGCCATCCGGCCGACCGACCCTGCCAGCCGTCCCGCCCAGAGCTTCTATGAGGTGCTCCAGCGGTTCGACGGTTTCAGCAGCGTGCGGATTCTGCCGAAGACCGGCCGGACGCACCAGATTCGCGTACACCTGGCGGCGATCGGCTGCCCGGTGCTTTGCGATCGGGCCTACGGGGGTCGGTCGAAGCTTACGCGCGGCGAGCTGCGTCGCGTGTCCGACGACGACGAAGTGCTCATCGACCGCCAGGCCCTGCACGCCCGACGCCTGGCTCTGGCCCATCCCGACACGGGTCAGCCCTTGGAGATTGTCGCCCCGCTGCCGGTCGATTTGGAGCGCGTCATCGAAGCGCTGCGCCGCTGGCGAAGTGCGCGGTCCCATTGA
- a CDS encoding ABC transporter permease, translating to MWFLTLVIKNLFRRRQRSLLTTLGIALAVTAVVSLVGISNGFEQSYFDLYAQRGIDLVVQRSGRSEQLASGLDQRLGERIRRLPGVREVIGGMVDVVSLEEADQMMVIVNGWPAECPLFDRLTFLSGRSLTSSDRRGVLLGKVLAGNLDKRVGDSIELYGRAFKVVGIFESHNVYDNGAVVMLLDVLQKETDRAGEVSGFTVEAEPGAPKQAIDELKGRIERLEPRLSVLSTADFVSSIAQIRAARAMAWLTSTVALVLGGIGVLNTMAMSVFERTQEFGVLRAVGWRRGRILTMILSEALLLALFGALLGSVAGVAMPLVLSHVRSAAGVIEGRVSPAIVVKGIAIALSMGVVGAIYPAYLAASLRPVEAMRQRYA from the coding sequence GTGTGGTTTCTGACGCTCGTCATCAAAAACCTGTTCCGCCGGCGTCAGCGTTCGTTGCTGACGACGCTGGGCATCGCCCTGGCCGTGACCGCAGTGGTCTCGCTGGTGGGGATCTCCAACGGCTTCGAGCAATCGTATTTTGATCTTTACGCCCAGCGCGGAATCGATCTGGTCGTTCAGCGATCGGGCCGCAGCGAACAGCTTGCCAGCGGCCTCGACCAGCGGCTGGGCGAGCGAATTCGCCGGTTGCCCGGCGTGCGTGAGGTCATCGGGGGCATGGTCGACGTGGTGTCGCTGGAAGAGGCCGACCAAATGATGGTGATTGTCAACGGCTGGCCGGCGGAGTGTCCGCTCTTCGACCGTCTGACGTTCCTCTCCGGGCGAAGTTTGACTTCGTCCGACCGGCGGGGCGTCTTGCTTGGCAAAGTGCTCGCCGGCAATCTGGACAAGCGGGTGGGAGACTCGATTGAGCTTTATGGCCGGGCGTTCAAAGTCGTGGGAATCTTCGAGAGCCATAACGTTTACGACAACGGGGCCGTCGTGATGCTGCTCGACGTGCTGCAAAAGGAGACGGACCGCGCCGGTGAAGTGAGCGGTTTCACCGTCGAGGCCGAACCCGGCGCTCCCAAGCAAGCGATCGACGAATTGAAAGGGCGCATCGAGAGGCTCGAACCACGGCTGTCGGTCCTCTCGACAGCCGACTTTGTGAGCAGCATCGCCCAGATTCGCGCGGCACGGGCCATGGCTTGGCTCACCTCGACCGTGGCGCTCGTTTTGGGCGGCATCGGCGTGCTGAACACGATGGCGATGTCGGTTTTCGAGCGGACGCAGGAGTTTGGCGTACTCCGCGCGGTCGGTTGGCGGCGCGGACGGATTCTGACGATGATTCTTTCCGAGGCGCTTCTTCTGGCTTTGTTTGGCGCCTTGCTCGGATCGGTGGCCGGGGTGGCCATGCCGCTTGTCTTGTCTCACGTCCGCTCCGCGGCCGGCGTGATTGAAGGCCGCGTTTCTCCGGCGATCGTCGTCAAGGGAATCGCCATTGCACTGTCGATGGGCGTCGTCGGCGCGATTTACCCGGCATACCTCGCCGCCAGCCTGCGGCCGGTCGAAGCGATGCGGCAAAGGTATGCGTAA
- a CDS encoding universal stress protein: MNATPERFRNILLATDFSESAATGLETAISLARQCGAKLTVAHVIRDVSVSFAMLDYGTAWQALPEDLGRLQNELRDDAEQRLQSLVADHRQTGVEIASQVLVGVPYIALIEAVPQNAFDLVVVGTRGMSAVKRVFVGSTATRLARACPVPVWIARQGLPGETQSILVPLDFSPIGDRLLATAAVLAKALRAKLHLLHVYDIEELYGVPPISDDTRAELSYYRRRARRLALEKLEQSLEAMGLDHGTATLHVTQGIPHQVINATARKLDVGLILMGSTGRSGLSGLLIGNTAEKVLHTSDRSLLVVKPEGFAVTLPTKAEVAAEPQLLPVGAASVAHRRW; encoded by the coding sequence ATGAATGCCACACCCGAGCGCTTTCGAAACATTTTGTTGGCCACCGACTTTTCAGAGTCGGCGGCCACGGGGCTGGAAACGGCCATTTCGCTGGCCCGCCAGTGTGGGGCAAAACTGACGGTCGCGCATGTCATCCGCGATGTCTCGGTCTCGTTTGCGATGCTCGACTATGGCACCGCCTGGCAGGCGTTGCCCGAAGACCTGGGGCGGCTGCAAAACGAGCTGCGCGACGACGCCGAACAGCGTTTGCAATCGCTCGTCGCCGATCATCGCCAGACCGGCGTCGAGATCGCCAGCCAGGTTCTCGTGGGCGTTCCCTATATCGCCCTGATCGAGGCGGTACCACAGAACGCTTTCGACTTGGTCGTGGTGGGAACGCGCGGCATGTCGGCCGTCAAGCGCGTGTTTGTCGGCAGCACGGCCACGCGGCTGGCACGGGCGTGCCCGGTGCCGGTCTGGATCGCTCGCCAGGGGCTGCCCGGCGAGACCCAATCGATCCTGGTTCCGCTCGACTTTTCGCCGATCGGAGACCGCCTGCTGGCGACGGCGGCCGTGTTGGCCAAGGCGCTGCGTGCCAAGCTGCACCTGCTGCACGTTTATGACATCGAAGAGCTTTACGGCGTGCCGCCTATTTCCGACGATACCCGCGCGGAGCTAAGCTATTACCGGCGGCGAGCACGCCGCTTGGCGCTGGAAAAGCTGGAACAATCGTTGGAAGCCATGGGACTCGATCACGGCACGGCCACGCTCCATGTGACGCAAGGAATTCCTCACCAAGTAATCAACGCCACCGCGCGCAAGCTCGACGTCGGCCTGATCCTGATGGGGAGTACCGGCCGGAGCGGCCTGTCCGGGCTGCTGATCGGCAACACCGCCGAAAAAGTCCTGCACACGTCCGACCGTTCGTTGCTCGTAGTCAAGCCGGAAGGTTTTGCGGTAACGCTGCCCACGAAGGCCGAAGTGGCCGCGGAGCCTCAACTGCTGCCCGTGGGCGCGGCGTCCGTCGCGCACCGGCGTTGGTGA
- a CDS encoding fumarylacetoacetate hydrolase family protein — MKLVKYTQHGEGERMGRLDGDEIVPLVSTAGQYQTLTDILEADDPLGVIDLLADPDTGRLALDAVTLLPPIDRQEVWAAGVTYIRSRTARMEESTSAAACYDKVYDAPRPELFLKAMPYRVVGPDKPVRIRLDAAWSVPEPELALVLNSRMMLAGFTIGNDVSSRDIEGENPLYLPQAKVYDQSCSLGPCITLAQAMPEPADIGIHLAVLRRHAIVFEGRTNAAQMHRTFRDLIDYLGRDNTFRYGAILLTGTGIVPDDDFRLKAGDIVNITIDGIGTLVNSVVQG, encoded by the coding sequence ATGAAGCTTGTAAAATACACCCAGCACGGCGAGGGCGAACGCATGGGCCGGCTGGACGGCGATGAGATCGTGCCGCTGGTTTCCACCGCCGGCCAATATCAGACGCTCACCGACATCCTGGAAGCCGACGATCCGCTGGGCGTGATCGACTTGCTTGCCGATCCCGACACCGGCCGGCTGGCGTTGGACGCGGTGACGCTCTTGCCGCCCATCGATCGGCAGGAGGTCTGGGCGGCGGGAGTCACGTATATCCGCAGCCGGACGGCGCGGATGGAAGAATCGACCAGCGCCGCGGCCTGTTACGACAAGGTTTACGACGCGCCGCGGCCGGAGTTGTTCCTCAAGGCCATGCCGTACCGTGTGGTCGGGCCGGATAAACCGGTGCGGATCCGGCTCGACGCGGCCTGGAGCGTGCCGGAGCCGGAACTGGCCCTGGTGCTCAATTCGCGGATGATGTTGGCCGGCTTCACCATCGGCAACGACGTGAGCTCGCGCGACATCGAAGGCGAAAACCCGCTCTATCTGCCGCAAGCCAAGGTCTACGATCAATCGTGTTCGTTGGGGCCTTGCATTACCTTGGCTCAGGCCATGCCGGAGCCGGCCGACATCGGCATTCACCTGGCCGTGCTTCGCCGGCACGCGATCGTGTTCGAGGGGCGGACCAACGCGGCGCAGATGCACCGCACATTTCGCGACCTGATCGACTATCTCGGCCGCGACAACACGTTTCGCTATGGTGCGATCTTGCTGACCGGCACGGGCATCGTGCCCGACGACGATTTCCGCCTCAAGGCGGGCGACATCGTGAACATCACCATCGACGGCATCGGGACGCTGGTGAACTCGGTGGTGCAGGGGTGA
- a CDS encoding aminotransferase class I/II-fold pyridoxal phosphate-dependent enzyme encodes MSQSTDHRSSDEPFKIVLADRMHRLPPYLFGRINAILYQKRRAGDDVIDLGMGNPAEPPQEVVIEKLVEAARDPRNHGYSQSIGILNLRREVAGKYLRKYGVRLDPEREVVVCLGSKEGFSHMCLALTGPGDTAIVPAPYFPVHVYAVALASGNAIALEVADSERFLANIAHTCERLYPKPKLLILNYPHNPSTVTVEPEFYVEVVKLAKRYGFMVISDFAYADVAFEGYQPPSFLAAPGAAEVGVEFTTMSKGYNMAGWRVGFCAGNAEMLKALGTIKAYYDYGMFQAIQIAAIVALRQTEAAVEDQAAIYQRRRNVLCEGLRRIGWEVTPPRAGMFVWAKIPEVWQRRMDTMQFAMKLLEEADVAASPGSGFGPAGEGYLRMALVENENRLRQAVRQIGRCLGQEHKAGPSPSENGASARVEPVPGRESKVGG; translated from the coding sequence ATGTCTCAATCCACCGATCACCGTTCGTCCGACGAGCCGTTCAAGATCGTGCTGGCCGACCGCATGCACCGGTTGCCGCCGTATTTGTTTGGGCGGATCAACGCCATCCTCTACCAGAAACGCCGGGCAGGCGATGATGTGATCGACCTGGGCATGGGCAATCCCGCCGAGCCGCCGCAAGAAGTCGTGATCGAAAAACTCGTCGAGGCGGCCCGCGACCCGCGCAACCACGGCTACAGCCAGTCGATCGGCATTCTCAACCTGCGGCGCGAGGTGGCGGGCAAATATCTTCGCAAGTACGGCGTGCGGCTCGACCCCGAACGCGAAGTCGTGGTCTGCCTCGGCTCGAAGGAGGGCTTCAGCCACATGTGCCTGGCGCTGACGGGGCCGGGCGACACCGCCATCGTGCCAGCCCCGTATTTCCCGGTTCACGTGTACGCGGTGGCCTTGGCCTCCGGCAACGCCATCGCCCTGGAGGTGGCCGACAGCGAGCGGTTTCTGGCCAACATCGCGCACACCTGCGAGCGGCTCTATCCCAAGCCGAAGCTGCTGATCCTCAACTACCCGCACAATCCGTCGACCGTGACGGTCGAGCCGGAATTTTACGTCGAGGTGGTCAAGCTGGCGAAGCGGTACGGTTTCATGGTGATCAGCGATTTCGCCTACGCCGACGTGGCCTTCGAGGGCTATCAACCGCCGAGCTTTCTGGCGGCGCCGGGGGCGGCGGAGGTGGGCGTCGAGTTCACCACCATGAGCAAGGGCTACAACATGGCCGGCTGGCGCGTCGGATTCTGCGCCGGCAACGCCGAGATGCTTAAGGCGCTGGGCACGATCAAGGCTTACTACGATTACGGCATGTTCCAGGCCATCCAGATTGCCGCCATCGTCGCCTTGCGGCAAACGGAGGCGGCCGTGGAAGACCAGGCGGCAATTTACCAGCGGCGGCGGAATGTGTTGTGCGAAGGCTTGCGGCGGATCGGTTGGGAAGTGACGCCGCCGCGGGCCGGCATGTTTGTGTGGGCCAAAATCCCGGAAGTCTGGCAACGCCGCATGGACACCATGCAGTTTGCCATGAAATTGCTGGAAGAGGCCGACGTGGCGGCCAGCCCAGGCAGCGGCTTTGGGCCGGCGGGCGAAGGTTATTTGCGGATGGCACTGGTCGAAAACGAGAACCGCTTGCGGCAAGCCGTGCGGCAGATCGGCCGCTGCCTGGGGCAGGAACACAAAGCGGGACCCAGCCCCTCGGAAAACGGCGCGTCTGCCCGTGTCGAGCCGGTGCCCGGACGCGAGAGCAAAGTGGGCGGGTAA
- a CDS encoding ABC transporter permease, translated as MRLIDLVLKNLLRRKLRSTLTVVGLAIAVATVVTLVGAARNLRQSAAAAYKNQGVDLVVVRAGAVQRTSSSLDQRLARRIAALPGVGDVVPALTDVISLSGSGVVGLPVHGWPAGSPVWNNLKLIEGRRLTADDHNGVLLGNGLAKNLKKRVGDTVEIELRRFRVVGVYQSANPFESGAAVVLLADLQKLMDRKGQVSEFLVMLAADESDRKDAIEAVKQQVDQLTDDGGDPLRLTALATEQYVSQDMEIQLADEMAWGTSFIALVIGCVGVLNTMLMSVMERTQEIGVLRALGWRKSRVMEMILSESCLLSLAGAVLGTGLGSVLVAVLSRFTVARGLIRGNVSAATVLAGFALAVVVGLIAAIYPAYRGANLQPTEALRYE; from the coding sequence ATGCGATTGATCGACTTGGTGCTGAAGAACCTGCTGCGGCGCAAGCTTCGCTCGACGCTGACGGTCGTGGGCTTGGCGATCGCCGTGGCCACGGTGGTGACGCTTGTCGGGGCGGCGCGCAACCTGCGTCAATCGGCCGCGGCGGCCTATAAGAACCAGGGCGTCGATCTGGTGGTCGTCCGCGCGGGGGCGGTCCAAAGGACGTCGAGCAGCTTGGACCAGCGTTTGGCCCGGCGAATTGCCGCTTTGCCGGGCGTGGGCGACGTCGTGCCGGCGCTGACGGATGTGATTTCGCTCAGCGGCAGCGGCGTGGTCGGCCTGCCGGTACACGGCTGGCCGGCCGGATCGCCGGTCTGGAACAACTTGAAATTGATTGAAGGGCGCCGCCTTACGGCCGATGACCACAACGGGGTTTTGCTCGGCAATGGGCTCGCCAAGAATCTCAAGAAACGCGTCGGCGACACGGTCGAGATCGAGTTGCGGCGTTTTCGCGTCGTGGGCGTGTATCAAAGCGCAAACCCGTTCGAAAGCGGGGCGGCCGTGGTCCTGCTGGCCGACTTGCAGAAACTCATGGACCGCAAGGGGCAGGTCTCCGAGTTCCTGGTGATGCTGGCCGCCGATGAGTCGGACCGCAAGGACGCGATCGAAGCCGTCAAGCAGCAGGTGGACCAGTTGACCGACGACGGCGGCGATCCGCTGAGGCTGACCGCGCTGGCCACCGAACAATACGTCAGCCAGGACATGGAGATTCAGCTTGCAGACGAAATGGCCTGGGGCACTTCGTTCATCGCCCTGGTGATCGGCTGCGTCGGTGTGCTCAACACCATGCTGATGTCGGTGATGGAACGGACGCAGGAAATCGGCGTGCTGCGGGCGCTCGGCTGGCGAAAGTCGCGCGTGATGGAGATGATTTTGTCTGAATCGTGCCTGCTGAGCCTGGCCGGTGCGGTGCTGGGTACGGGGCTGGGGAGCGTTCTCGTGGCGGTGCTCAGCCGATTCACCGTGGCCCGCGGGCTGATTCGCGGCAACGTTTCGGCGGCGACCGTGCTGGCAGGATTTGCCCTGGCGGTCGTCGTGGGTTTGATCGCCGCGATTTATCCCGCCTATCGCGGCGCGAACTTGCAGCCGACGGAGGCGCTGCGGTATGAATAG